TGCATCGAATGGCAGTAGTAAAAGTCTGTGGGATATTGTGGGTTGTGAAGTTTGTTGCAGTAACTCCAATACCCATAGGATTACGATGGTGATACTGGAACGGAGGTGGTTTAAAGCTTGGGTAGTGTTGATTGAGGCCCATACGAACATCTGGATCTTTAGATTTCACTCCAGAGGCCATTATTTTATAGTAGTATAAAGCTCTTCAGAAGAAATCATTTAGatctcatcttcctcctctttcgAAGGTTCCAAAGAATCTTCTGGCAGGCTCTGCATGTGCTCGGCATTCGCCTTACTGGGGTCAGTAAAATTCTGGGGTCTCAAAGTCCCACTTTCAAACTCATGATGTGTGCACTCTTTGTCTGGATGGAGATCCCGCTGATGCTGTTGCAAATtgcacaaaaaagcaaattcctTTTTACACACTGAACAAACAAAGATATTCCCTACTCCATGAAGCAGAAAGCGATGTTCCGACAAGTCTGTTTTATCCCTAAAAAGCTGTACACAGAATTCACATTTGAAGGGCCATTCTTCAGCATGAATGGATAAATGCTTCGTTAGGTctttaatggaaagaaaaggtgatTCACAGACATTGCACACAAAGCTCTTGTTGAACGTTTCCTGCACTACTCCTGATTCATTGGAAGTACGAGGATCTTCtcttgctttctgctgctcGCTTTCAGCTTCTTCCTGTTTGATTATTGGGAGAGAACTTTCAAGGTTATCAGCAGAGGAAACAACGGAAGAAACTACAGAAAGGGGAGGTGGAGATGGAGAcgatgaggaggaagaggatgagaaagaggaggaagaggaggaagaagacgAGGAAGACAGTGTAGGAGGGCCAGgtgaagcagcagaaataagaGGTTCAACAGAAGGGACgggggatggagagggagaaaCTGTAGGTGAGAGAACTGGTAGTGGGGACTGGGTGGTAGTGTTGGAGAGCGGCGAGGGACAGGAGGAGGTGTTAGTGGCACTGGCAGAGACATCTGGGATGGGTAAGGGCATGGTTGGGAGCAGGGGGGGAGGTGAGGTGGCCACTGTCAGCACGGGCGGGCAGGGTGGCGGGGACGGGGGGTTGGTGGGCGTTAGCAGTGGAGGCAGCTGGCACACGGCAGGTGCAGCAGGCGCCTGTGGCACAGGGGAGGCggcagagctgaggggctgagcGTCGGTGGAAGGCGCCGCCGAGAGAGCGGGATCCACCTCGGGCTCTGCCTGAGGCTCCGGGGCCTGGCGGGGGCTGGCGGCACTGTCCGTGCCCAGGGCACTGTCTGGGGCTGCATCTGTCCCATTATACTCGTTCAGCAGAACCTTCTGCAACATGCAGGTGGTGGGTTTCTTCTTCTTAACACCGCTGCACGTCGGCTGGCCGCAGTTTTCTTTGTATTCCCGAATTTCAGCATCGCTGCAAGGCTTCTTATGCACACTTAGATCTAAAACGGATTCCCAGGGAACCTGAGTCTTGCTTTTGACATCAGACCTTTGCTTCATACCACTGGATAAATCCAGTGGCTGCTGGTTGCACACGCTGCCAAAAGTCGGAGCTGCTGTCCAGTCTTTCGATATTTTATATTCTTCAAAGCAAAGAGGGCTCAAAGTCTCTTTGTCCTCCCTTCCAGTCAAGCTCCAAGCAGGTGAGTTGCTGTGGCTTTCTAACTTTGGCATTTTTGAACTCCGAATATTGTCATTCCACACAGTTTTCCCCTCCCCTGATTTGACAAAGTCTCGAAGCACTGGACTGTGCTGCGGAGAACTGGGAGGAGAGCTGGTCCTTCTTTTAAATCTGCTGGATACTGGAGGCAAAATAGGCGATGACGTAACAGAAGGTCCTATTTTAGGGATTTCACTTGATGGAGTTATCTTCTTATCGTCCTGTGTCTGAAGAAGCTGCTTTAATTTTGATGACAAATAAACCCctttttctttatggaaagGTAAGCTTTCTGTTGAAATGCTAAGAGGAAGATTTAAAGAACTAGTAGGAGTTATAGGTTCTGGGTCTATTTcggtttttatttttggtacAAGAGGAGGGCTGGCAGTTCTTCTCTTTTTGGATTCACTGCTCCCACTGCTAGAGGGTTCCTTAGGAGGTTCATTCACAAGTGTTTGTGTAACCTTTAAATTTGAGGAAATTTCCACTGTGACCGGACTGATTATACAATTCAATCCATACAGGTCTGCGGAGTTGGACTCCATCTGAATCACGTCACAATTGCTAGTGCTGCTGTTGGACTGAATTTTACCATCAATGtagtaatttaaattttcagagATATTGCTGGATATATCCATAAGATAGACATCATCtccttcaccttcctcttcTATTTCTGTGCTTGCTACATACACACTCTGgactgctggggctggctctgtCGGGAGAGGAGGCTCTTCAGTATAAAACCCTTTTCTTCTGACACCTTTGGGAATGAGATGGCGCTCGTGAACCCTCCGCTGATGCCTCCTCATGTTGGTGTGAGTACCAAAAACCTTTTTGCAGTATTTGCACGGATGCAATTCTTTGGgctctttattttcctcagcaAACCCGGAGTTTGACATTTCCTGGGAAACTTTCTCAGAATCCAAGACAACAGAGTCTTGCACAAGACTGGAAACATTCAGGTCATCTTTAAGACCATCATCCACAATCACTTGGTTATCGGCAACATTATCCAAGTGCTGTGAGGAGGTCAGTGTCAGGAATGGTTTCCGTTTGGGCCCGGCCTCGTGGCGTCGCTCGTGCCTCCGCCTGTTGATCTGAGTGCCGAAGGCTTTCCCGCAGTACCGGCACTTGAACGCGTGGCTCAGGGTGGAGATGTGGATGTGCATGTGGCGCTCGAGTCCTTGCTTCGTTGTGAATTTCCTCTcacagtgctggcagggaaacATGAACGTTTCCTGTACATCACCGTTGGATTCCCCCTGTGCTTTTGGAATTTTCACCACAAGCTTTTTCTTTGGAGAGTTTTCTGGAGATTCCTCTGATGTACTCTTTGTTCTTTCCATGGAGTCCAACTTTTCTTCACAAATCAAAggcatttcagcattttctttaggCATATTGGTGTCTTCTATCTCCTCTTCGtcttcctcatcttcatcctcctcttcgTCATCATCTAAATCA
The Sylvia atricapilla isolate bSylAtr1 chromosome 22, bSylAtr1.pri, whole genome shotgun sequence genome window above contains:
- the PRDM2 gene encoding LOW QUALITY PROTEIN: PR domain zinc finger protein 2 (The sequence of the model RefSeq protein was modified relative to this genomic sequence to represent the inferred CDS: inserted 1 base in 1 codon; substituted 1 base at 1 genomic stop codon), with amino-acid sequence MNQNTTDSPVAVETLDDVPEHVLRGLPEDVRLFPSAVDKTRLGVWATKSILKGKKFGPFVGDKKKRSQVKSNVYMWEVYYPNLGWMCVDATDPEKGNWLRYINWARSGKEQNLFPLEINRTIYYKSLKPIAAGEELLVWYNGEDDPAIAAAIEEERASARSRRHSPKARRGKKKTQEGKNKGKKAADTKQKKTDLDSTSADMRDSKEGHKEEDETPSVSAVLSLEQTAVIQEMVNQDVLPKLMIPSPTNDPQVVTEDKQGEAINCASDDLDDDEEEDEDEEDEEEIEDTNMPKENAEMPLICEEKLDSMERTKSTSEESPENSPKKKLVVKIPKAQGESNGDVQETFMFPCQHCERKFTTKQGLERHMHIHISTLSHAFKCRYCGKAFGTQINRRRHERRHEAGPKRKPFLTLTSSQHLDNVADNQVIVDDGLKDDLNVSSLVQDSVVLDSEKVSQEMSNSGFAEENKEPKELHPCKYCKKVFGTHTNMRRHQRRVHERHLIPKGVRRKGFYTEEPPLPTEPAPAVQSVYVASTEIEEEGEGDDVYLMDISSNISENLNYYIDGKIQSNSSTSNCDVIQMESNSADLYGLNCIISPVTVEISSNLKVTQTLVNEPPKEPSSSGSSESKKRRTASPPLVPKIKTEIDPEPITPTSSLNLPLSISTESLPFHKEKGVYLSSKLKQLLQTQDDKKITPSSEIPKIGPSVTSSPILPPVSSRFKRRTSSPPSSPQHSPVLRDFVKSGEGKTVWNDNIRSSKMPKLESHSNSPAWSLTGREDKETLSPLCFEEYKISKDWTAAPTFGSVCNQQPLDLSSGMKQRSDVKSKTQVPWESVLDLSVHKKPCSDAEIREYKENCGQPTCSGVKKKKPTTCMLQKVLLNEYNGTDAAPDSALGTDSAASPRQAPEPQAEPEVDPALSAAPSTDAQPLSSAASPVPQAPAAPAVCQLPPLLTPTNPPSPPPCPPVLTVATSPPPLLPTMPLPIPDVSASATNTSSCPSPLSNTTTQSPLPVLSPTVSPSPSPVPSVEPLISAASPGPPTLSSSSSSSSSSSFSSSSSSSSPSPPPLSVVSSVVSSADNLESSLPIIKQEEAESEQQKAREDPRTSNESGVVQETFNKSFVCNVCESPFLSIKDLTKHLSIHAEEWPFKCEFCVQLFRDKTDLSEHRFLLHGVGNIFVCSVCKKEFAFLCNLQQHQRDLHPDKECTHHEFESGTLRPQNFTDPSKANAEHMQSLPEDSLEPSKEEEDEIXMISSEELYTTXKIMASGVKSKDPDVRMGLNQHYPSFKPPPFQYHHRNPMGIGVTATNFTTHNIPQTFTTAIRCTKCGKSVDNMPELHKHILACASASDKKRYTPKKNPVPLKQTVQPKNGVVVIAGPGKNAFRRMGQPKRLNFNVEISKMSSNKLKISALKKKNQLVQKAILQKKKSAQQKAELKNNPSETDSHICPYCNREFTYIGSLNKHASYSCPKKPISPSSKKNSSKKSAASSPANSDKGSNQRRRTADAEIKMQSTQPHLGKTRARTSGPAQLQLPSASFKSKQNVKFVPSMRSKKPNSSSSLRNSSPVRVSKMSHVDGKKTKVVSKNNSSGISSKASRKLHVRIQRNNKAVLPSKSAVASKKKADRFSVKSRERIGGPITRSLQQAANAEAAENKRDESSTKQELKDFRNLL